A genome region from Nitrospira sp. includes the following:
- a CDS encoding cobyric acid synthase, whose product MSQSPRATAIAILGTGSDVGKSMITSGLCRLLSRAGIRVAPFKAQNMSLNSFVTPAGGEIGRAQALQAEACGIPPHVDMNPILLKPESDSRSQIIVQGKVFATREARAYFARGRDSELFQAVERSYHRLASQYEVMVIEGAGSAAEVNLRDRDLVNWPVVEMADAKVLLVGDIDRGGVFAQIIGTLDLITPEERDRVCGIVINKFRGDAALFADGVRFLTERTGIPVLGVLPFLRDLALDQEDSLDVDRQRQVAFQPDRINIAVVLLPHMSNFTDFNALADEPDVSLRYVSAPEAAVGADVIVLPGSKTTLADLAYLRSKGFEALLRVHVQRGGELVGVCGGYQMLGRQIADPDAVESGGIGEGFGFLQVTTVLMREKITEQVEGRAIHLDGSATVPVRGYFIHMGRTDRHAHRPCFEVQGTVNSFDGRAEATERKPVSFDGAVSDDGLVWGTYIHGLFDEPLCRRTWLNRLRTRKGLPVADLAASQQVNQQRVDALDRWADHVQQHLDLTSIWELLRHGRTA is encoded by the coding sequence ATGTCCCAATCTCCACGTGCCACAGCCATTGCGATTTTGGGTACCGGCTCAGATGTCGGGAAAAGCATGATCACGTCCGGGCTCTGCCGGTTATTGTCTCGTGCGGGTATCCGTGTCGCGCCCTTCAAGGCGCAGAATATGTCGCTGAACTCCTTTGTCACGCCGGCCGGCGGCGAGATCGGGCGCGCGCAGGCTCTGCAAGCCGAAGCCTGCGGGATTCCTCCCCATGTGGATATGAATCCCATTCTGCTGAAGCCGGAATCCGATTCCCGGTCTCAGATCATCGTGCAGGGGAAAGTATTTGCTACGAGGGAGGCCAGGGCCTATTTTGCGCGTGGTCGGGATTCCGAATTGTTTCAGGCGGTGGAACGCAGTTATCACCGCCTCGCCTCGCAGTATGAGGTCATGGTCATCGAAGGAGCCGGCAGCGCCGCGGAGGTAAATTTGCGGGATCGTGATCTGGTGAACTGGCCGGTCGTCGAGATGGCCGATGCGAAGGTGCTGTTGGTCGGGGATATCGATCGCGGCGGTGTGTTCGCGCAGATCATCGGTACGCTTGATCTCATCACGCCGGAGGAGCGTGACCGGGTCTGCGGGATCGTCATCAATAAGTTCCGGGGAGACGCGGCGCTGTTTGCCGACGGCGTTCGTTTTCTGACGGAGCGGACTGGCATTCCTGTCCTGGGCGTCTTGCCGTTCCTCCGCGACCTGGCACTCGATCAGGAAGACAGTCTCGATGTCGATCGCCAACGGCAGGTCGCGTTTCAGCCGGATCGTATCAACATTGCGGTCGTGCTCCTGCCCCACATGAGCAACTTCACCGACTTCAACGCGTTGGCTGACGAACCGGATGTGTCGCTGCGATACGTATCTGCTCCAGAAGCTGCCGTAGGCGCTGATGTGATTGTGCTCCCCGGTTCCAAGACCACGTTGGCGGATCTGGCCTATCTACGTAGCAAAGGATTTGAAGCCTTGCTGCGTGTGCATGTTCAGCGTGGTGGAGAATTGGTCGGGGTCTGCGGCGGTTATCAAATGCTCGGGCGACAGATTGCCGATCCTGATGCGGTCGAATCAGGCGGGATCGGCGAGGGCTTTGGTTTTCTTCAGGTCACGACGGTCTTGATGCGGGAGAAAATTACGGAGCAGGTTGAGGGGCGTGCGATACATCTTGATGGATCAGCGACGGTACCGGTGCGCGGGTATTTCATTCACATGGGGCGGACGGATCGTCATGCACATCGACCGTGTTTTGAGGTTCAGGGAACAGTGAATAGTTTCGACGGACGCGCCGAGGCAACCGAACGGAAGCCTGTTTCTTTCGACGGCGCGGTGAGTGACGACGGGTTGGTGTGGGGCACCTATATTCATGGGCTGTTCGACGAGCCCCTCTGCCGTCGCACGTGGCTGAACCGATTACGCACGAGAAAGGGTCTTCCCGTTGCCGACCTTGCTGCTTCCCAACAGGTGAATCAACAACGAGTGGATGCGCTGGATCGATGGGCCGACCACGTGCAACAACATCTTGATCTCACCTCGATCTGGGAACTCCTCCGTCACGGAAGAACCGCCTGA
- a CDS encoding adenosylcobinamide amidohydrolase — protein sequence MTMMRPKGFTTHYRIAQDTLIVDLGTRRRVLSSAPRGGGLRTTRYIMNHQVPANPPLQGSHSKWEHPARYLKRIALGLGVDPDCVGLMTAVPMKQVVTCRDEQDGIWVECFATVGVTNAVRAGEVPVREEGDCTVNRAGTINLMVATNACLAASAMVCAVQVVTESKTGVLRDHAVPSWTGRPGATGTGTDAVVVACALRGDGPRSDYAGTHTMIGSLIGKVVADCLTQGLARATAWAATHRG from the coding sequence ATGACGATGATGCGCCCGAAGGGTTTCACCACGCACTATCGAATTGCTCAAGACACGCTCATTGTCGATCTCGGGACTCGTAGGCGGGTGCTGTCGTCTGCTCCGAGAGGGGGTGGGCTTCGAACCACGCGCTACATTATGAATCATCAGGTGCCGGCCAATCCTCCGCTGCAAGGATCTCATTCGAAGTGGGAACATCCTGCACGGTACCTCAAACGAATCGCGTTAGGCCTGGGCGTAGATCCGGATTGTGTCGGGCTGATGACAGCGGTTCCCATGAAGCAGGTTGTGACCTGCCGTGATGAACAGGATGGAATCTGGGTCGAGTGTTTTGCCACGGTTGGTGTGACAAACGCGGTGCGGGCAGGTGAGGTGCCGGTGCGGGAAGAGGGGGACTGCACAGTCAACCGAGCGGGGACGATCAATCTCATGGTGGCAACGAATGCCTGTCTCGCCGCGTCGGCCATGGTGTGTGCCGTGCAGGTAGTGACGGAGAGTAAGACCGGAGTGTTGCGTGACCATGCCGTGCCCAGCTGGACCGGTCGTCCCGGTGCGACCGGCACGGGGACGGATGCGGTGGTTGTCGCCTGTGCCTTGCGAGGGGACGGCCCCCGGTCGGATTATGCCGGAACTCATACCATGATCGGATCCTTGATCGGAAAGGTCGTCGCCGACTGCCTTACGCAAGGGTTGGCGCGCGCGACAGCGTGGGCGGCGACACATCGCGGCTAA
- a CDS encoding DUF3365 domain-containing protein has protein sequence MATHFFNTIAAALTMACMGVAVPAAANTEVETAELLIKLLQVGRGVISEHQATINDASKGDKGFTGDFLTAQVVERFRKATKIDLSRPSTVPQAPLFLAMVESEKEVIDEAQPVINKQGVGFKGIIPAVFARKSGERFYRKTGIRIKLTGIDYRYPGNRPDDFESEVLRIFSDTRHPKGQPYSKATMLDGKPVLRMMDPEYAASTCLGCHGNPKGERDITGAKKEGWHEGDLAGAISIVIPMR, from the coding sequence ATGGCGACTCATTTCTTCAACACAATTGCGGCGGCATTGACCATGGCTTGCATGGGCGTGGCTGTTCCGGCAGCGGCCAATACCGAGGTGGAAACAGCCGAGTTGCTCATTAAGTTATTGCAGGTGGGGCGCGGTGTGATTTCCGAGCATCAAGCCACGATCAATGACGCCAGCAAGGGCGACAAGGGCTTTACCGGCGACTTTTTGACGGCCCAGGTCGTCGAGCGATTTCGCAAGGCCACTAAGATCGACCTGAGTCGGCCCAGCACCGTGCCGCAAGCTCCGCTTTTTCTCGCCATGGTGGAATCCGAGAAGGAGGTCATCGATGAAGCCCAGCCGGTGATCAACAAGCAAGGCGTTGGTTTCAAAGGCATTATTCCTGCCGTGTTCGCCAGAAAGTCCGGTGAGCGCTTTTATCGAAAAACCGGGATCCGTATCAAGTTGACGGGTATCGACTATCGCTATCCCGGGAATCGTCCGGATGACTTCGAATCGGAAGTGCTGAGGATTTTTTCCGACACGCGCCACCCCAAGGGCCAGCCGTACAGCAAGGCTACGATGTTGGACGGCAAGCCGGTGCTCCGCATGATGGATCCGGAGTATGCCGCAAGCACGTGCCTGGGGTGTCATGGCAATCCCAAAGGGGAACGCGATATTACCGGCGCCAAGAAGGAAGGGTGGCATGAAGGCGATCTGGCCGGTGCGATCAGCATCGTGATTCCCATGCGGTAA
- a CDS encoding chemotaxis protein CheW — translation MCVLTLGGELFAVDLRHVSEVFEVESVTVVPAAPSLLTGVTNLRGTVITLIDLRGSLGLSVTETALPFAVVIRQGSRQIGVLVDHVPEIHTISPEHLLPAMQAGPAGARPCVSAVLRLDERLGGVLEIPQLFAQVDGGSTAVANA, via the coding sequence ATGTGCGTCTTGACGCTAGGCGGCGAACTGTTTGCCGTCGATCTCCGGCATGTGAGTGAAGTGTTTGAGGTGGAATCTGTGACCGTCGTGCCTGCTGCGCCGAGCCTGTTGACCGGCGTGACCAATCTCCGAGGTACGGTCATTACGCTGATTGATTTACGGGGAAGTCTTGGCCTGTCCGTGACGGAAACCGCACTGCCGTTTGCGGTGGTCATTCGCCAGGGTAGTCGTCAAATCGGTGTGCTCGTCGATCACGTTCCTGAGATCCACACCATCAGTCCCGAGCATCTGTTGCCGGCGATGCAAGCCGGACCGGCAGGGGCGCGCCCGTGCGTATCGGCCGTGCTTCGCCTGGACGAGCGGCTGGGAGGGGTGTTGGAGATCCCGCAGCTTTTTGCGCAGGTTGACGGAGGCAGCACGGCAGTTGCGAACGCGTAA
- a CDS encoding response regulator, whose amino-acid sequence MSKIVVVDDSYAELQLIEGYLKAANHTVVSYPNSDKLEDKLAVDKPDLIVLDVVMPGRNGFQACRDLKSDDRFKGIPIVLCTSKGQESDKFWGQQQGANGYVVKPFKAEDLVAAVKRALN is encoded by the coding sequence ATGAGCAAGATCGTTGTTGTCGATGATTCGTACGCCGAGCTGCAGTTGATCGAAGGCTATCTCAAAGCGGCGAATCATACGGTCGTGTCGTATCCGAATTCCGACAAACTCGAAGACAAGTTGGCGGTCGATAAGCCGGACCTGATCGTCTTGGATGTGGTGATGCCGGGGCGGAACGGCTTTCAAGCCTGCCGCGACTTGAAAAGCGATGACCGCTTCAAAGGGATTCCGATCGTGCTCTGCACCTCCAAGGGGCAGGAGAGCGACAAGTTTTGGGGCCAGCAACAGGGCGCTAACGGGTATGTGGTGAAGCCGTTCAAGGCCGAAGATTTGGTCGCCGCCGTCAAGCGGGCGCTGAACTAA
- the cobS gene encoding adenosylcobinamide-GDP ribazoletransferase → MTEIVAMTRPFVFAWHFLTAIPISRRHHEPSSAELATSMAWYSTVGLLIGGLLATADFGLSLLLTAEVVNVLLIVLLVLMTRGLHQDGLADTIDGLAGGRTAADRLRIMRDPSVGALGATGLFLSLLLRYAGLLALPQPVRLPVLLCMPALGRWAMVSVAWGSPYARSEGGLAAAFLTHLSWQHVLLSSLVLVCALTAGLGVMAAVATMGMGALVVMIVRRGCRVWFGGVTGDLLGATNELVELLFLVMIPLLVMAR, encoded by the coding sequence GTGACTGAGATTGTCGCCATGACGAGACCCTTTGTCTTTGCCTGGCATTTTCTCACCGCGATTCCGATCAGTCGGCGCCACCATGAGCCGTCGTCTGCCGAGTTGGCGACGTCGATGGCCTGGTACTCCACGGTCGGGCTTCTGATCGGCGGATTACTCGCGACAGCAGACTTCGGCTTGAGCCTGTTGCTGACGGCTGAGGTGGTGAATGTCCTGCTGATCGTCCTGCTGGTGCTCATGACGCGCGGACTGCATCAAGACGGCCTGGCAGACACCATCGATGGGTTGGCCGGCGGGCGCACGGCGGCCGATCGGCTGCGCATCATGCGTGATCCGAGCGTCGGGGCATTGGGCGCGACCGGTCTTTTCCTCTCTCTGCTGTTGCGTTATGCCGGGTTGCTTGCCCTACCTCAACCGGTTCGCCTTCCCGTGTTGCTCTGTATGCCGGCATTGGGGCGTTGGGCAATGGTCTCAGTCGCCTGGGGTTCTCCCTATGCCAGGAGCGAAGGGGGGTTGGCCGCGGCGTTTCTGACTCATCTGTCCTGGCAGCATGTCTTGCTCTCGAGTCTTGTGTTGGTCTGCGCGCTGACGGCTGGATTAGGGGTGATGGCGGCGGTTGCGACGATGGGGATGGGAGCACTCGTGGTGATGATTGTGCGGCGGGGTTGTCGAGTATGGTTCGGTGGAGTGACGGGAGACTTGCTCGGCGCCACGAATGAATTGGTCGAACTGCTGTTCCTGGTCATGATCCCGCTGCTGGTGATGGCGCGATGA
- the cbiB gene encoding adenosylcobinamide-phosphate synthase CbiB, whose translation MTGGELVLAAVLDVVAGDPRWMPHPVRGMGVVISWFDNQVRTVCRSDQSLQIAGACLALGLPVAIYAAATCLIAQAAMVSPLLGQLVSIGLAYTTLAGRDLFDHVQAVSRQLQQGNLAGAREAVARIVGRDSATLTEPEVVRATVETIAESTADGIIAPLVYLSLGGAPLALAYKAVNTLDSMVGHHDERYEHFGWASARLDDVMNWVPARLTGGFIALASGLATAEWHRVHDSWSILDRDGGKHLSPNSGIPEAAMAGALGVQLGGLNYYDGVAHDGELIGDDTTALTIAHVDQATRIMVVAAGLGLFFALLSLWVS comes from the coding sequence ATGACCGGTGGTGAGTTGGTGCTGGCAGCGGTATTGGATGTCGTCGCGGGAGATCCCCGTTGGATGCCTCATCCTGTGCGGGGCATGGGCGTGGTTATTTCCTGGTTCGATAATCAGGTCAGAACCGTCTGCCGCAGTGATCAATCTTTGCAAATCGCCGGGGCCTGTCTCGCACTGGGGTTACCGGTGGCGATCTATGCGGCGGCCACGTGTCTGATTGCGCAGGCGGCCATGGTGTCACCGCTACTTGGACAACTGGTCAGTATCGGCTTGGCGTATACCACACTGGCGGGTCGGGATCTCTTCGATCATGTCCAGGCGGTCAGCCGTCAGTTGCAGCAGGGAAACCTGGCCGGAGCGCGCGAGGCCGTGGCCAGGATTGTCGGCCGGGACAGCGCGACGTTGACGGAACCTGAAGTCGTCCGCGCCACCGTGGAGACCATCGCCGAGAGCACTGCCGATGGCATTATTGCGCCGCTGGTGTATCTCTCCCTCGGCGGCGCGCCGCTCGCCCTGGCCTACAAGGCGGTGAATACGCTGGACTCGATGGTGGGACATCACGATGAGCGGTATGAGCATTTTGGCTGGGCGTCTGCCAGATTAGACGATGTGATGAATTGGGTGCCGGCCAGATTGACGGGCGGTTTCATCGCACTGGCTTCTGGTTTGGCGACCGCCGAGTGGCATCGTGTTCACGACAGTTGGTCCATCCTGGATCGGGACGGCGGCAAACATCTCAGTCCGAACAGCGGCATACCGGAAGCGGCCATGGCCGGCGCCTTGGGCGTGCAACTCGGCGGGCTGAACTACTATGACGGCGTGGCTCACGACGGCGAATTGATCGGTGATGACACCACGGCACTGACAATCGCTCACGTTGACCAGGCTACGCGCATCATGGTGGTCGCGGCCGGACTCGGTCTGTTCTTTGCGCTGCTCTCCTTGTGGGTATCATGA
- a CDS encoding methyl-accepting chemotaxis protein, which translates to MIGQGFKNKFQDMKTKTKLLVSFGLVSAIILVMASVGVFTLRQLSSQSQMVYTDYTQPLAEFAKMGTALTKHHQVLLDVATATKQADFAQEVTKLAPLKAEVDKAVSNYKSTTLRLSRSGRDETKDLSLFEPALKKYFQDADGALSAMVDSFDKTMLSSGQADQMRALGVLALTVNLTPSFENAVKRHNEQVSSIEAVAKDLNDDAQSLASNGTVILIVGGLVAVALGSFVGYLLATFLSRGITHIAGVATQAAGGNLQARAKVQSHDELGQMATAFNSMLDRITALVSTEEERDLMQKRLMQFLVLVSEVGKGDLTKRGEVTADMFGNLADGFNLMIARFGQLLKQVREAADRVNKSAGTLRDSAGHMSGTAKSQAEESVRTLGAVEQLAAGMRQVATTAGASSDSAKQVLSATERGNVAVQETVRDMQSIRSAVQRMSKQVKGLGDRSLEISQIVSTIRDIANQTNLLALNAAIEAAGAGEAGARFAVVADQVRKLAESSTQATREIADLVKVIQTETQDAVVAMEHETQAVEAGSASALRTGDVFAEISGIAKRSSELAENIASAASEQTASTEKVGRAIKEFTGGAVATQKQTDSTRLTIEDMAKLAEGLNSSVAQFKLA; encoded by the coding sequence ATGATCGGGCAAGGCTTCAAGAACAAATTTCAGGACATGAAAACAAAGACGAAGCTGCTGGTCAGTTTCGGTCTTGTCAGCGCCATTATCCTGGTCATGGCCAGCGTCGGTGTATTTACCCTGCGCCAGCTCAGTAGTCAGTCGCAGATGGTGTATACGGACTACACGCAGCCGTTGGCCGAATTCGCCAAGATGGGTACCGCGTTGACCAAGCATCACCAGGTACTCCTGGACGTTGCGACGGCGACCAAGCAGGCCGACTTTGCCCAGGAAGTGACTAAGCTGGCTCCCTTGAAAGCCGAAGTCGATAAAGCGGTCTCGAACTACAAGAGCACGACCCTGCGCCTGTCGCGCTCGGGACGCGATGAAACAAAGGATTTGTCGTTATTTGAGCCGGCGCTGAAAAAATACTTCCAGGACGCCGACGGTGCGCTCAGCGCGATGGTGGACAGTTTCGATAAAACGATGCTCTCGTCCGGACAGGCCGATCAGATGCGCGCCCTCGGCGTCTTGGCGTTGACGGTCAACCTGACACCATCGTTCGAAAACGCGGTCAAGCGTCACAATGAGCAGGTTTCCTCGATTGAAGCGGTGGCCAAGGATCTCAACGACGACGCGCAATCCCTAGCCAGTAACGGAACGGTCATTCTGATCGTCGGCGGTCTGGTCGCCGTGGCGCTGGGTAGTTTCGTCGGATACCTCTTGGCAACGTTCCTGTCGCGCGGTATCACGCACATCGCCGGTGTCGCGACACAAGCCGCCGGCGGTAATCTGCAGGCTCGCGCGAAAGTCCAATCGCATGATGAGCTGGGTCAGATGGCCACGGCGTTCAATTCCATGCTCGATCGTATTACGGCCTTGGTGTCGACGGAGGAAGAACGCGACCTCATGCAGAAACGCCTCATGCAATTCCTCGTGTTGGTATCCGAAGTCGGTAAAGGAGACTTGACCAAACGAGGTGAGGTGACGGCCGATATGTTCGGAAACCTCGCGGACGGTTTCAACCTCATGATCGCGCGATTCGGACAATTGTTGAAACAGGTGCGTGAGGCGGCCGATCGAGTCAATAAATCGGCCGGTACCTTGCGTGATTCAGCCGGTCACATGTCCGGAACCGCCAAGTCGCAGGCGGAAGAGTCCGTACGTACACTGGGTGCGGTTGAACAGCTTGCGGCCGGTATGCGTCAGGTGGCCACCACGGCCGGCGCGTCGTCCGATTCTGCGAAGCAGGTGCTGTCAGCCACCGAGCGCGGGAACGTCGCGGTGCAAGAGACGGTGCGCGATATGCAGAGCATTCGTTCCGCGGTGCAACGTATGTCGAAGCAGGTGAAGGGCCTTGGCGATCGGTCTCTCGAAATTTCCCAGATCGTGTCGACGATCCGTGATATCGCGAATCAAACAAACTTGCTGGCGCTCAACGCCGCGATCGAAGCGGCCGGCGCCGGTGAGGCCGGTGCACGATTCGCAGTGGTTGCCGATCAGGTCAGAAAGTTGGCGGAAAGCTCGACGCAGGCCACCCGTGAAATTGCTGATCTGGTGAAAGTCATTCAGACAGAAACACAGGATGCGGTTGTGGCGATGGAACACGAAACGCAGGCCGTGGAAGCCGGATCCGCTTCCGCTCTTCGAACCGGTGACGTGTTCGCCGAAATTTCAGGCATTGCCAAACGCTCTTCCGAGCTGGCTGAGAACATCGCAAGCGCGGCATCGGAACAGACCGCATCGACGGAAAAAGTCGGTCGTGCCATTAAGGAGTTCACCGGTGGCGCCGTGGCGACGCAAAAGCAGACGGATTCCACGCGTCTCACGATCGAGGATATGGCGAAATTAGCCGAAGGCCTCAATTCCTCAGTCGCCCAGTTCAAGCTCGCGTAG
- the cobD gene encoding threonine-phosphate decarboxylase CobD produces the protein MTRIGHGGNVYAAARELRRDLHRLLDFSASINPLGPSPAAVRILRAAEALLAHYPDPACWELRQGLAGYWHRPDEQFLIGNGSTELIHLLPRALEIRHLLLIGPTFSEYAEAMTGSGGQVTMLMAERADGYRPPLELVLTALRTRRLPAGGVDPIDAVLLCNPNSPTGQACEAAAVRRLARLAARQGLWCIVDETFAEYANHASILPEPLPARTIVLRSFTKFYGLPGLRVGYAVAKPRVIARMAGQQPPWSVNMLAQRTALAALQDVRHTERSLRFMERERARFQKALSELPGCTVVPSAANFLLMELPVGRKTVAVVSALRRQGLLIRDCSQVPGLNGRSVRVAVRSRADNDRLLRALSALLRKGGA, from the coding sequence ATGACGCGCATCGGTCATGGCGGGAATGTGTATGCGGCAGCCCGTGAGTTACGGCGAGATCTCCATCGACTGCTGGATTTTAGCGCCAGCATCAATCCCTTGGGGCCGTCTCCCGCCGCAGTGCGGATCCTGCGAGCAGCAGAAGCGTTACTCGCTCATTATCCAGACCCGGCCTGTTGGGAACTACGGCAAGGACTTGCTGGATATTGGCATCGTCCGGATGAGCAGTTTCTGATCGGCAACGGGTCGACCGAGTTGATCCATCTCCTTCCTAGGGCGCTGGAGATCCGGCATCTGTTGCTGATTGGCCCGACCTTCTCCGAATATGCCGAGGCGATGACAGGTTCCGGGGGACAGGTCACCATGCTGATGGCGGAGAGAGCCGACGGGTATCGTCCTCCACTGGAACTGGTTCTCACGGCGTTGCGGACGCGTCGGCTGCCTGCGGGCGGTGTCGATCCCATTGATGCGGTGCTCCTCTGTAATCCCAATAGTCCCACCGGTCAGGCCTGCGAAGCTGCTGCTGTCAGGAGGCTTGCACGTCTGGCTGCTCGCCAGGGGCTGTGGTGTATCGTGGACGAAACCTTCGCCGAATATGCGAATCATGCGTCGATCTTGCCGGAGCCGCTTCCTGCACGGACCATCGTGTTGCGAAGCTTTACCAAGTTTTATGGATTGCCGGGACTCCGTGTGGGATATGCGGTGGCCAAGCCGCGCGTGATTGCACGCATGGCGGGGCAACAGCCGCCCTGGTCGGTGAACATGTTGGCGCAGCGAACCGCGCTCGCCGCCTTGCAGGATGTGCGTCACACCGAGAGAAGCCTTCGATTCATGGAACGGGAGCGAGCCCGTTTTCAGAAGGCATTGTCCGAGTTGCCCGGGTGCACGGTCGTTCCTTCCGCCGCCAATTTTCTGCTGATGGAATTGCCGGTCGGGAGAAAAACGGTGGCGGTGGTATCTGCGCTTCGCCGGCAGGGACTCCTGATTCGGGATTGTTCGCAGGTGCCTGGATTGAATGGTCGTTCGGTGCGCGTCGCGGTTCGCTCGCGGGCCGACAATGATCGCCTCCTGCGGGCCCTGTCGGCTCTGCTTCGCAAGGGTGGCGCATGA